GCGGGGTATAGGTTATATTTAGGGGTGAGGTTTTTTATGCTGAAGAAGTTTGTTCTGGGGAGTATGGTTGTGGTGGCGGCGTTGCTTGGCAATGCTTGCGGCGATGACGACAGCAGTTTTGCCCCGCGTGACGAGGATTCATCTTCGTCCATTTGCGAAGACTGCGACGATGCCAGCAGCAGCTCTGCGAAATCCTCGTCGAGCGTCACACCGCAGTCGAGCAGCAGCGAGACAAGTGTGTCCAGTAGTTCAGCGAAGTCCTCGTCGAGTGTCACGCCGAAGTCGAGTAGCAGTTCAGCAAAGTCCAGTAGCAGCTCGGCGAAGTCTTCTTCGTCGGTGTCTAGCAGCTCCGCAAAATCAAGCAGCAGTTCTGCGCAATCCAGCAGTAGCGAATATGTGCCGTTCGACCACTCGCAAACGTTGGCCGGTGCTTACAAGGTCGGCGAAAATGCATACAAGCAGTTTACTGACACGCGCAATGGCCGTAGCTACTATTACATTACAATCACGTCGGATTACAGCGGGAAATCTGTCACTGTCATGGCCGAAAACCTGAACATTGGCAAAATGGTTCCAGGAGCCGATGATCAGAACAATGACAACGAAATAGAACGTTACTGTTACAAAAACGATACCACTAAGTGTGACGAGTTTGGAGGCCTTTACCAGTGGGCAGAGATGATGCAACTGCCTAGCCGCTGCAACACGGAAAGTTGTGCCGATCTTATCAAGGAAAATCATCGGGGAATTTGTCCCGAAGGCTGGCGATTGTTCACGTACGATGATTATGTGATTGTCCGAGGTTATAAGGATGAATACGATGACGGTATCAAAGGATTATGTTCGTCATGGGGCTTTAGCGGAACGAATGCGAGTGGATTCTCCCTTACGGGGGGTGGTTTGAGAAGGGCGGCGGGCGTGTTTGATGATGTAAAAACTGCAATCCATTGGGCGTATCCACAGGAGCATGATTATGATATGGCTACGGTGGTGCATTCTGCGTATGTGACAGCTTCTGCCGGAGGTGAAACTGATAAAGATAAGGGAAGTCGGAAAGCCTTTGGCTATTCCGTCCGTTGTGTGATGGTCGAAAAATAACCACAACGAAGACTTTCTTCATCATCAATCATCCATTATACATCACTTTTAAAAGCCGGGGCGTTGCGGGGCGGCGAGCGCCCGCTCGAGGGGGTTGGTGGCAACGCAGTGCCGCCGAGGGGGAGCCTTCCCCCTACCAATTTGATATGAATTTCTCTCTCATCCCTAACCACCAACCACTAACCACTAACGGACTTCGTCCTACTTTTCCTATATTTTCTACGCAAAAATTTTTAACAAGGATATTGTTATGGCAAAGATTGCTATTCTCGGTTACGGTAACCTGGGCCGCGGTGTGGAATGCGCCGTGAAGCAGGCTCCGGATATGGAACTCGTCGCTGTTTTCACCCGTCGCGACCCCGCTACGGTCAAGATCCAGACGGCGGGCGTTCCGGTGCTGAACGTCTCTGAAATGGAAGCCTGGAAAGGCAAGGTGGACCTGCTCATCATCTGTGGCGGTTCCGCGACCGACCTGCCGGTGCTCACCCCGAAGTATGCCGCCATGTTCAACGTGATCGATTCCTTCGACACGCACGCCAAGATTCCGCAGCACTTCGCCGCCGTCGACGCTGCCGCCAAGTCTGCCGGCAACATCGCGATGATTTCTGTGGGTTGGGACCCGGGCATGTTCAGCCTGAACCGCGTGTACGCCCAGTCCATCCTTCCGGAAGGCAAGGACTACACGTTCTGGGGCAAGGGCGTTAGCCAGGGCCACAGCGACGCCGTCCGCCGCATCAAGGGCGTGAAGAACGCGAAGCAGTACACCTGCCCGGTGGAAGCGGCTCTCGAAGCCGTGCGTAGCGGTTCCATGCCGGAACTCACCAGCCGCCAGAAGCACACGCGCCTGGTTTACGTGGTGGCCGAAGAAGGTGCCGACAAGGCCTACATCGAAAACGCCATCAAGACGATGCCGAACTACTTCGATGAATACGACACCACGGTGAACTTCATCAGCGAAGAAGAATTCAACAAGAACCACAGCGGGCTCGCTCACGGCGGTTTCGTGATTCGTACCGGCAAGACCGGCATGAACTTGGAACACACCCACGTGATTGAATACAGCCTCAAGCTCGATTCCAACCCGGAATTCACGACCAGCGTTCTCGTGGCTTACGCCCGCGCGGCTCTGCGTATGAAGGCTAACGGAGTGACCGGTTGCAAGACCGTTCTCGACGTGCCGCCTGCATACCTCAGCACTCTGAGTGATGAAGAATTAAGGGCTCACTGCTTGTAAGAGTTTGTTAAAAAAATGCAAAACCAGCCGTTATATAGCGGCTGGTTTTTATATATTTTCAACAATCCAACAATGGACAAATTCATTTATCAACAACCGTACAAAACATTTCAACAAAAAAAGCGAATCGGACTGTGCAATTTCTTCTTATTGTTGTTCTTTATACTCTTCTTTTTTTACTTTTTCCGTTAAGGCCATTTGAAATATTTGTTCTAAGTCTCCTATTTTTCATGGTGACAATTTTGGAAATAGGGTCTTTCTTTTTGCATCGGAAATTAAAAAAATATGATAACAGCCCCAAAGTAAAATCAGTTAAAGAAAAAAAAAGAAAATGACGACATGAAGGCGGCTCACGGTTTATAAAAAACGCTCCTGGATCCTTCGTGCTTTGCTCTCAGGATGACAATATGATAAGCCCCGGATTCTATCCGGGGCCTTTTAAATTTCTGAAAGATCCCCGCTCGGAGGCGGGGATGACAAATTAGGGATTAACCCTGAACCTTCGGGAGCTGGGCGAGGCTCTTCGCGATGTCTTCATCCGTCGGGATGTAGTCGCTCATTTCGCCGTCGTTGAACTTCTGGTAGGCGACCATGTCGAAGTAGCCCGTGCCGGTGAGGCCGAACACGATGTTCTTCGCCTGGCCGTTTTCCTTGCACTTGAGCGCTTCGTCGATTGTCGCGCGGATGGCGTGGCTGGATTCCGGAGCCGGGAGAATGCCTTCGGTCTGGGCGAAGAGCTTGGCGGCTTCGAACACCTTCGTCTGCTCGACGGACGTTGCGCGAATCACCTTCTGGTCGTAGAGCTCGGAGAGGATGGTGCTCATGCCGTGGTAGCGCAGGCCACCGGCGTGGTTGGCAGACGGGATGAAGCTGGAGCCCAGCGTGTACATCTTGGCGAGCGGGCAGACCTTGCCGGTATCGCAGAAGTCGTAGGCGTACTTGCCGCGGGTGAAACTCGGGCAGCTTGCCGGTTCCACGGCGAGAATGTCGTAGTCGGCTTCGCCACGGAGCTTTTCGCCGACGAACGGGCTGATAAGGCCACCGAGGTTGGAACCACCGCCGGCGCAACCGATGATGAGGTCGGCCTTCACGCCCAGCTTGTCGAGGGCAGCCTTGGTTTCGAGACCGATCACGGACTGGTGCAGCAGCACCTGGTTCAGCACGGAACCGAGAACGTAGCGGTAACCCGGCTGCTTCACGGCGGCTTCAACAGCTTCGGAAATGGCGCAGCCGAGGCTACCCGTGGTGCCCGGGAATTCGGCGTTGATCTTCTTGCCGATTTCGGTGGTCATGGAAGGCGACGGGGTGACGCTTGCACCGTAGGTGCGCATCACTTCGCGGCGGAACGGCTTCTGCTCGTAGGAGACCTTCACCATGTAGACCTGGCAGTCCAGTCCGAAGAAGGCGGTGGACATGGAAAGTGCCGTGCCCCACTGGCCAGCACCCGTTTCGGTGGTCACGCCCTTGAGGCCCTGCTTCTTGGCGTAGTAGGCCTGCGCGATGGCGGAGTTAAGCTTGTGGCTACCGCTGGTGTTGTTGCCTTCGAACTTGTAGTAGATGTGCGCCGGAGTGCCGAGCGCCTGTTCCAGGAAGTAGGCGCGGACGAGCGGGGAGGGGCGGTACATCTTGTAGAAAGTGAGAATATCTTCGGGAATTTCGAAGTAGGCGGTATCGTTGTCGAGTTCCTGTTTGATAAGTTCGTCGCAGAACACGGGCTGCAGGTCTTCGAAGGTCACCGGCTTGCCGGTACTCGGGTTCAGGAGCGGCGCGGGCTTCTTCTTCATGTCGGCACGGACGTTGTACCATGCCTTCGGGAGTTCGTTTTCGTCGAGGTAAGTCTTGACCGGACCATCAAGCTTGAGCGAATTTCTCATACTAATTCCTTTTTTTGAATTTTTAACGCACCAAATATACCTTAAAAAAAGAATGGTTGACAAATCAAAAAAATAAATTATCTTGAATAGACACCCCTCTTATCCATTTTCGCTTTTCACAGGTACGATTTATGGCAATTGACAGCAGACTTTTGACAGGACAGTGCTCCTCGCTGGAGGAGAACAGGTTGGACCACACGCTTTCGGCAACGGCGAAGGTTATGCCGTTACATCCGGGCGATAAGCGCCCGAGCGTCCACCGCACTCCGTGTAAGTCAGTCCGCAGGGGGAAGTCGGGCGAAACTGCCCGCACAACTACGTGACTTTTTCACTTATTGTATAGTTCCTTTCTATAAAATCATACTATTTTTAGGGGAGTTCGTGCGGGTTGAACGTACGGGTTTAAATAGTGAGGTTTTCTATGCGTGTTTTCGTTACCGGCGGAACAGGTTTTATCGGTCACTACGTTGTAAAGGCGCTTCTCGAACGGGGGCACGATGTCGTTATCGCGACCCGCCACCCGAACAAGGTGCCCTCGCTTGCGGCAAAACCCAACGTGAGCTTTGTCGAGGCCTCACTTACCGATTTCGACAAGATGGGCGAAGGCCTCAAGGGCTGTGACGCCTGCATCCACATTGCGCTTGGCTGGGGCGAAACCCCGAGCACCATGCTCATGAACGACACGCGCGCGACAGTAATGCTTTTGGAAATGGCGGCAAAGGCCGGTTGCAAGAAGTTCATCCAGACGAGCAGCACCGCCGCGATGGGCCGCATGCGCCCGGTGATGCGCGAAGTTACGAGCAACCTTCCGATGGACCTGTACGGTGCCACCAAGGCGGCGGGCGAGGCCTACGTGCTCGGTTTCCGCCAGGGCTACGGCAAGAACTTCCCGCATGTCACCATGCAGAGGAACATCATCCGCCCGGGCTACACCTTCGGTAACCCCGCTTTCCCCGACGGCTGTTCCCAGCCCGACCGCCGCTTCTTCGACATGGCCCGCGCCGTGAAGGATGACCGCGATATCGAGATTGTCAAGAACGACGGCACGCAGTTCATACACGCGAGCCAGCAGGCAGAACTCTACATGAAGGTCCTCGAGAGCGACAAGAACGAAGAAATCTTCCTCGGCCTGGGCGAGGTCTGGATGAGCTGGAAGGAAATCGCAGAGATGATGATTTCCCTGAAGCCCGGCTGCAAGTCGAAGATTGTGGAGAAGGACCTCGGCTGGGGCGACGACCCGATGCTCTTTGACGTGAGCAAGATTAAGGACCAGTTTGGCCTTGCCTTCGATGCGCACGATTTTATGATGGACCACGTGAAGTGGACCTACGAGCAGGCGTAAGCTAGAACAGCATCTTCACGCCGATTGCAATCAGAATAATCCCCGCGATAATCTCGGGGATTTTTGTTTTGAAGCGCTTGGCGGCGTGCCTGCCTATCTCGTACCCGATGACGCCCATGGCAAAACTTGCCAGTGCGATTGCGGAGGTGGCAAGCGCCATGTTCGCATTTATGAACGCGAAGGAAATCCCTACGGCAAAGGCGTCGATGCTTGTCGCTACCGAAAGGAGCAATATGTTTGCTATGGTGAGGTTCTTCGCTGCAATCTTTTCGCCTTCTTCTTCGCCGCTGTCCCCGCGGATTGCGCCCCATATCATGCGGCCTCCCAGAATGCAGAGGATGGTGCAGGCGATGGGCGTGCCTACGGAACTGAACCAGCGTTCGGCGAAGCTCCCGAGAAAGTACCCGAGGAGAGTCATGACGCCCTGGAATACGCCGAAACTAACCGCCTGGAGCAGCGCTCGGCTATAGCGGATGCCCGACTTGGAAAGCCCGGTGGCAATGGCGACGGCAAAGCAGTCCATGGCCTCGACGATGGCGATAACTATGTTTTCTACGATTCCCATTTTTCGACGGTCACTTCGCGGACGTTTTCCGAGACAATCTCGATGTTAATCTTATACGTGACATCGTACGTCTGCCCGTCAAGCCTTTCCGGCCATTCGATTAGCGTGACGCCCCTGGAAAGGTAGTCGTGGTCGAACCCGACCTCGTACAGTTCCGCACCCGGTTCCAGGCGGTAAAGGTCGAAGTGGAAGAGTGGCGGGTCGTTCGGGTATTCGTGCAGAATGGTGTAGGTGGGGGAGCAGACCGAGCCTTCGAACCCGAGGCCCTTGCATATCCCGCGGCTCATCACTGTCTTGCCCGCGCCGAGGTTCCCGTACAGCGCGACCATGTCACCCGCCTTGAGCGACTTCCCGAATTCCACGGCCCAGTTGTACGTCTCTTCTTCGCTGTTAAAAATCATTACATCCTTCCCGCAATAAACATCCCGCACCCCGCAATAAACATCTCGCAACCCGCAACACTAATAACCAATAACTAATGACTAATGACTAATGACTAATGACCAACTACAGCTTGTCTTTAAACTGTTCGTACGTGAACTTGTGCAGCAGGTGGAACTTGCCATCCATATCGAACTTGCCGATGCTCGGGTGCCTTACCCCGTTGAAGAACGTAGTCTTCACCATGGTGTAGTGGATCATGTCTTCGAAGATGAGTTTGTCGCCCACCTGGAGCGGCTTGTCGAAGGAGAAATCCCCGAGCTGGTCGCCCGCAAGGCACGAACATCCGGTTAACTTGTATGTAAACGCCTTCTCGCCGGGCATCCCGGAGCCCGTAACGGCGGGCCTGTAGGGCATCTCGAGGCAGTCCGGCATGTGCGCGCTGATGGACACGTTCAGGATGGCGATGTCGACTTCGTTGTGCACGATATCCTCGACCGTCGTCACCAGTTCGCCGGTCTGCCAGCCGACCGCTTCCCCCGGTTCCATGATAACCTCGACTCCCGGATGGCGTTCCATGAACCCCTTGAGGATGCGCACGAGTTCGTCCCTGTGGTAATCCTTGCGGGTAATGTGGTGGCCGCCGCCGAAGTTCACCCACTTCATGCGGTCGATGTACTTGCCGAAGTGCTTCTCGAAAGCAGCGAGCACGCCTTCGAGCGCGTCGGCGTCCTGCTC
Above is a window of Fibrobacter sp. UWR3 DNA encoding:
- a CDS encoding FISUMP domain-containing protein: MLKKFVLGSMVVVAALLGNACGDDDSSFAPRDEDSSSSICEDCDDASSSSAKSSSSVTPQSSSSETSVSSSSAKSSSSVTPKSSSSSAKSSSSSAKSSSSVSSSSAKSSSSSAQSSSSEYVPFDHSQTLAGAYKVGENAYKQFTDTRNGRSYYYITITSDYSGKSVTVMAENLNIGKMVPGADDQNNDNEIERYCYKNDTTKCDEFGGLYQWAEMMQLPSRCNTESCADLIKENHRGICPEGWRLFTYDDYVIVRGYKDEYDDGIKGLCSSWGFSGTNASGFSLTGGGLRRAAGVFDDVKTAIHWAYPQEHDYDMATVVHSAYVTASAGGETDKDKGSRKAFGYSVRCVMVEK
- a CDS encoding diaminopimelate dehydrogenase encodes the protein MAKIAILGYGNLGRGVECAVKQAPDMELVAVFTRRDPATVKIQTAGVPVLNVSEMEAWKGKVDLLIICGGSATDLPVLTPKYAAMFNVIDSFDTHAKIPQHFAAVDAAAKSAGNIAMISVGWDPGMFSLNRVYAQSILPEGKDYTFWGKGVSQGHSDAVRRIKGVKNAKQYTCPVEAALEAVRSGSMPELTSRQKHTRLVYVVAEEGADKAYIENAIKTMPNYFDEYDTTVNFISEEEFNKNHSGLAHGGFVIRTGKTGMNLEHTHVIEYSLKLDSNPEFTTSVLVAYARAALRMKANGVTGCKTVLDVPPAYLSTLSDEELRAHCL
- a CDS encoding TrpB-like pyridoxal phosphate-dependent enzyme, encoding MRNSLKLDGPVKTYLDENELPKAWYNVRADMKKKPAPLLNPSTGKPVTFEDLQPVFCDELIKQELDNDTAYFEIPEDILTFYKMYRPSPLVRAYFLEQALGTPAHIYYKFEGNNTSGSHKLNSAIAQAYYAKKQGLKGVTTETGAGQWGTALSMSTAFFGLDCQVYMVKVSYEQKPFRREVMRTYGASVTPSPSMTTEIGKKINAEFPGTTGSLGCAISEAVEAAVKQPGYRYVLGSVLNQVLLHQSVIGLETKAALDKLGVKADLIIGCAGGGSNLGGLISPFVGEKLRGEADYDILAVEPASCPSFTRGKYAYDFCDTGKVCPLAKMYTLGSSFIPSANHAGGLRYHGMSTILSELYDQKVIRATSVEQTKVFEAAKLFAQTEGILPAPESSHAIRATIDEALKCKENGQAKNIVFGLTGTGYFDMVAYQKFNDGEMSDYIPTDEDIAKSLAQLPKVQG
- a CDS encoding NAD(P)-dependent oxidoreductase; amino-acid sequence: MRVFVTGGTGFIGHYVVKALLERGHDVVIATRHPNKVPSLAAKPNVSFVEASLTDFDKMGEGLKGCDACIHIALGWGETPSTMLMNDTRATVMLLEMAAKAGCKKFIQTSSTAAMGRMRPVMREVTSNLPMDLYGATKAAGEAYVLGFRQGYGKNFPHVTMQRNIIRPGYTFGNPAFPDGCSQPDRRFFDMARAVKDDRDIEIVKNDGTQFIHASQQAELYMKVLESDKNEEIFLGLGEVWMSWKEIAEMMISLKPGCKSKIVEKDLGWGDDPMLFDVSKIKDQFGLAFDAHDFMMDHVKWTYEQA
- a CDS encoding manganese efflux pump; translation: MGIVENIVIAIVEAMDCFAVAIATGLSKSGIRYSRALLQAVSFGVFQGVMTLLGYFLGSFAERWFSSVGTPIACTILCILGGRMIWGAIRGDSGEEEGEKIAAKNLTIANILLLSVATSIDAFAVGISFAFINANMALATSAIALASFAMGVIGYEIGRHAAKRFKTKIPEIIAGIILIAIGVKMLF
- the tsaE gene encoding tRNA (adenosine(37)-N6)-threonylcarbamoyltransferase complex ATPase subunit type 1 TsaE; translation: MIFNSEEETYNWAVEFGKSLKAGDMVALYGNLGAGKTVMSRGICKGLGFEGSVCSPTYTILHEYPNDPPLFHFDLYRLEPGAELYEVGFDHDYLSRGVTLIEWPERLDGQTYDVTYKINIEIVSENVREVTVEKWES
- the nspC gene encoding carboxynorspermidine decarboxylase, with the translated sequence MLDYTQVPSPCFVLDEKRLVKNMEILDDIQKKTGVHIICALKGYSFWRSFPLIGKYLAGATASSLNEARLAREEMNKQVHVFAPVYSDDEIDEILSLADHISFNSFSQWARFKEKTLRAGVSAGIRVNPEFSTVETDIYNPCGKHSRLGVTEAEFKPELLDGIEGLHFHALCEQDADALEGVLAAFEKHFGKYIDRMKWVNFGGGHHITRKDYHRDELVRILKGFMERHPGVEVIMEPGEAVGWQTGELVTTVEDIVHNEVDIAILNVSISAHMPDCLEMPYRPAVTGSGMPGEKAFTYKLTGCSCLAGDQLGDFSFDKPLQVGDKLIFEDMIHYTMVKTTFFNGVRHPSIGKFDMDGKFHLLHKFTYEQFKDKL